A genome region from Brienomyrus brachyistius isolate T26 chromosome 23, BBRACH_0.4, whole genome shotgun sequence includes the following:
- the LOC125718988 gene encoding protein S100-A1-like, with protein MPSELEGAMQSLIMVFHRYASKEGNSTTLSKRELRSLMENELAGFLKSQKDPAAVDKIMKDLDANGDGEVNFEEFVSLVVGLSIACEQCYQLHLKKQQQQSKP; from the exons ATGCCGTCTGAACTGGAAGGGGCCATGCAGTCGCTCATCATGGTGTTCCACCGGTATGCCTCCAAGGAAGGGAACAGCACCACCCTGTCCAAGCGGGAGCTCAGGTCGCTTATGGAAAACGAGCTGGCAGGGTTCCTCAAG TCCCAGAAAGACCCCGCTGCCGTGGACAAGATCATGAAGGACCTGGATGCCAATGGCGACGGGGAGGTGAACTTCGAGGAGTTTGTGTCGCTGGTGGTGGGGCTGTCCATCGCCTGTGAGCAGTGCTACCAGCTTCACCTGAAGAAGCAGCAACAGCAGAGCAAGCCCTGA